In the Pseudomonas sp. TH06 genome, one interval contains:
- a CDS encoding DegQ family serine endoprotease: protein MSIPSLKSYLSIFATVLLLGQAVPAAQAADLPDFTQLVEQASPAVVNISTTQKLPDRKVNQQMPDLEGLPPMLREFFERGMPPQQRSPGGGRQREAQSLGSGFIISPDGYILTNNHVIADADEILVRLADRSEMKAKLIGTDPRSDVALLKIEGKDLPVLKLGKSQDLKAGQWVVAIGSPFGFDHTVTQGIVSAVGRSLPNENYVPFIQTDVPINPGNSGGPLFNLNGEVVGINSQIYTRSGGFMGVSFAIPIDVAMDVSNQLKSGGKVSRGWLGVVIQEVNKDLAESFGLEKPAGALVAQIQDDGPAAKGGLQVGDVILSMNGQPIVMSADLPHLVGALKAGAKANLEVIREGKRKNVELTVGAIPDEDKELDALPKSGAETSSNRLGVSVGELTAEQKKTYDLKGGVVIKEVQDGPAALIGLQPGDVITHLNNQAIGSSKEFAEIAKALPKNRSVSMRVLRQGRASFITFKLAE, encoded by the coding sequence ATGTCGATACCTAGCTTGAAGTCTTATCTCTCCATTTTCGCCACCGTGCTGTTGCTCGGTCAGGCGGTCCCGGCTGCGCAAGCGGCCGATTTGCCTGATTTCACGCAGTTGGTTGAACAGGCCTCGCCTGCCGTGGTGAACATCAGTACCACGCAAAAACTGCCCGACCGCAAAGTGAACCAGCAGATGCCTGATCTCGAAGGCCTGCCGCCAATGCTGCGCGAGTTCTTCGAGCGCGGCATGCCGCCTCAGCAGCGTTCGCCAGGTGGTGGTCGTCAGCGTGAAGCGCAATCCTTGGGTTCGGGTTTCATCATCTCCCCGGATGGCTACATCCTGACCAACAACCATGTGATTGCCGATGCCGACGAGATTCTCGTGCGACTGGCTGATCGAAGCGAAATGAAAGCCAAGCTGATCGGCACCGACCCGCGTTCCGATGTGGCGCTGCTGAAAATCGAAGGCAAGGATCTGCCGGTGCTCAAGCTCGGCAAGTCTCAGGACCTGAAGGCCGGCCAGTGGGTCGTGGCAATCGGTTCGCCTTTCGGCTTTGACCACACCGTGACCCAAGGCATTGTCAGCGCCGTGGGCCGTAGTCTGCCGAACGAAAACTATGTGCCGTTCATCCAGACCGACGTGCCGATCAACCCGGGCAACTCCGGTGGCCCGCTGTTCAACCTGAACGGTGAAGTGGTCGGGATCAACTCGCAGATCTACACCCGCTCCGGCGGCTTCATGGGCGTGTCGTTCGCCATTCCTATCGATGTGGCGATGGACGTTTCCAATCAGCTGAAGAGCGGTGGCAAGGTCAGTCGCGGCTGGCTGGGTGTAGTTATCCAGGAAGTGAACAAGGATCTGGCCGAGTCATTCGGTCTCGAGAAACCGGCCGGTGCGCTGGTTGCGCAGATCCAGGATGACGGCCCGGCGGCCAAGGGCGGTCTGCAGGTAGGCGACGTGATCCTCAGCATGAACGGTCAGCCGATCGTCATGTCTGCTGACTTGCCGCATCTGGTCGGGGCGCTGAAAGCGGGTGCGAAGGCCAATCTGGAAGTGATTCGTGAAGGTAAGCGCAAAAACGTCGAGCTGACGGTTGGCGCGATTCCGGACGAAGACAAAGAGCTCGATGCGCTGCCGAAGTCCGGTGCTGAAACCAGCAGCAACCGCCTCGGTGTTTCCGTCGGTGAACTGACTGCTGAACAGAAGAAAACCTACGACCTCAAAGGTGGTGTGGTTATCAAGGAAGTGCAGGACGGTCCTGCGGCCCTGATCGGCCTGCAACCGGGTGATGTCATCACTCACCTGAACAATCAGGCCATCGGCTCCAGCAAAGAGTTCGCCGAGATCGCCAAGGCACTGCCGAAGAATCGTTCGGTATCGATGCGGGTTCTGCGTCAGGGACGTGCGAGCTTCATCACGTTCAAACTGGCTGAATAG
- a CDS encoding MucB/RseB C-terminal domain-containing protein has protein sequence MRAIPLLSLLLSGWFIVPAHADEAQDWLTRLGQAEQQQSFHGTFVYERNGSFSTHNIWHRVQNGQVRERLLQLDGSAQEVVRIDGHTQCVSGTLIAGLGDSPNSAARPLDPQKLKNWYDLAVIGKSRVAGRDAVIVSLTPRDQHRYGFELHLDKKTGLPLKSLLLNDKGQLLERFQFTSLDTDDVPSDKDLLADADCKPITLDSDKASAVKTTQVWHSDWLPPGFELTSSTSHKDPETKTQVNSLMYDDGLARFSVFLEPLNGATVTDTRTQLGPTVAVSRRLTTPEGEMMVTVVGEIPIGTAERIALSMRNTDGAATSKQ, from the coding sequence ATGCGCGCCATACCTCTACTTTCGCTTCTGCTCAGTGGCTGGTTCATCGTTCCAGCCCACGCCGATGAGGCCCAGGACTGGCTGACCCGTCTGGGCCAGGCCGAGCAGCAGCAAAGCTTTCACGGCACCTTCGTTTACGAGCGTAACGGTAGTTTTTCTACCCATAACATCTGGCATCGCGTCCAGAATGGCCAGGTCCGCGAGCGTTTACTCCAGCTCGACGGTTCGGCGCAGGAAGTCGTGCGCATTGATGGACACACTCAATGCGTCAGCGGCACCCTGATTGCCGGGCTGGGGGATTCCCCCAACTCAGCCGCTCGTCCTCTCGATCCGCAAAAGTTGAAAAACTGGTATGACCTTGCCGTCATTGGCAAATCGCGCGTGGCCGGACGAGATGCTGTGATCGTTTCGTTAACGCCTCGTGATCAGCATCGCTACGGATTTGAGTTGCACCTGGACAAAAAGACCGGCCTGCCATTGAAGTCGCTGCTGTTGAACGACAAGGGGCAGTTGCTCGAACGGTTCCAGTTCACCAGTCTTGATACTGACGACGTTCCATCGGACAAAGACTTGTTGGCAGACGCCGACTGCAAACCGATTACCCTCGACAGCGACAAGGCCTCTGCGGTCAAGACTACTCAGGTATGGCATTCGGACTGGCTGCCGCCGGGCTTCGAGCTGACCAGCAGCACCTCGCACAAAGATCCTGAAACCAAGACTCAGGTCAACAGCCTGATGTATGACGACGGATTGGCGCGTTTTTCGGTTTTCCTCGAACCATTGAATGGCGCTACAGTCACCGATACCCGCACTCAACTGGGTCCGACCGTCGCTGTATCCCGTCGCCTGACCACGCCTGAAGGCGAAATGATGGTCACCGTGGTTGGCGAGATTCCGATCGGCACGGCAGAGCGAATTGCTCTATCGATGCGTAATACTGATGGCGCTGCAACCAGCAAGCAGTGA